CATAGAGTTTTGCTCGTGCCTAAtgtttgttataattttaattttttttctttagccAAAAGTTTAAGcctaaaatgtttgttttgtaaagTGTTTGCTTCTTTACGCAAGTTtcttttagaaaatgtttctCATCTTTAGCAAAATGTTTTCCATCtcgtgttgttttttttgtttttaattttataaccTTTTAGGGTTTgctttgaatttaatttaatttaatttttttctttgcttcagatcttgttttattttggccaTTGGACTTGGCTCAAGCAAAAGTATACCATTTACTGGGATcgtttcataaatttttttgtggatttttCATTCCTTTTTGGGGTAAATTTTGTAgccttaaataatttctttgtatttttgtttatagttAGATTATAAAGAGTtacgtttgtttatttgtttttgttttgtttttttttttttgtttggtttgccTCATTTAGTTGCTTTGCCGAAATTGATGTATACAAATGATCTTAATCCTGGTCATATATATCGCCTACATCTGCTCTCTACACATACATAGTAAAAATTTTGGATATTTTCGTATAATTAGAGTTTAGCCAAAAGTAGttgttttttcatttacattaaatgtttttgtttttcatctGAATTTCGTGGGCTCTGGATTTAGCGCATATTTACTATACATGAAGAAAGGTCTATGGTCTATAAAGAAATTGCAAGGTCTGTCTGAGTGTCACCATTTTACAAAAAAGAGGAAACTAAAGTGGGTAACTGGAAAACATACATGTGTTTTTTATATCATGCTCATCTCGTTACTGCGCAGTCTATGGCTAGTTGAGGTAGTTCAGTTTACTATTGCAGTTCGATCTGGTCTTGGTTTTGTTAATGTTTTTCCTATTAATTATTGCTATTGTGTGCTCTTGTGTGATTGTGTCTTTTGCATCTAAACATAATTGCTAGCCACTATAGTAAACTAAGCGATAATCGATAATCGAACTAAGAACTAAAGCTTTCCTTGATAGCATCTCTTCgattacaacaaaatatatatatgtttgtgtttcgtttcgttttgtttgtttgtttgtcccatgcaaaccaaaaattataatcgtaataataataataataatagtagtAAAATTAGTTCAAACaagtttaaaaacacaaagagGTAGGTTCTTTTCCTGAGGTATATGAGTTCCTGAGTTTGATTAGACtctaataataatagtaaagACGAAACGAAAAACTAAGGTAACATAAGCGCTAAAATACACTAGAAgtaaatttatcaatttaaaattatggttAATCGTAAATAACCCCTGATTACTAAATAGTAGTATATTGTTTGATTGATTCACTGACTGACGGATTGAATTACTGACtgatggttttttttgttttgccctGAACCAAAGACCGCAAATCTGGCTGCCCCAACAAcgtacttaaaaataaaatgtaattcagACTCCAGCGAACGTTGAGGGGGTAGTGCCAACAAGCGGACAACGGCGAACAGGGGTTAATCTGCATATGGGTGTGAAGAGGTAGTTTGGTTTTCGAATATTGCCAGACTTTAATGGTTAATATTgctattgttttgtttgcttggtTGCCTTTGCTGTTTTCTGCCTTCTGTTCTCTTCTGCTCGACAAATTATTCATAAAACGAATCGAAAAAGAACTAAACGACGAATTCATTTGCAACTTCAAAACGATATCACAGAACAAACTGGGTTTCGGGGGTGACAATTGGTAGTCTGCATCTTCTATGGGTTAAAATACCTATTTTAACTTGtgtattgtgtgtgtgtgtgtgtttcggtgATTCAACAGTTAATAAAAGTAGTTTAATATTCAACATTTTGGCTTTTTTACGGTTCTATGGATTTTGGTTCACCcttattttgtgttttctatTGCCTTGCTAACGGAAAACgtataaaaattaagacaGTTTCTCTCGTTTGAAATTCAGTTAGCTTCTAATCAAATAAAACCTTTTCTGTTGGCGAGCCTAATGTGTTCCTACATATGCGCTTAtagtttatattatatatatatatatatatatatatattagatCTAGGCTTTATCATTACACAACTGAGGccacacatatatataatatgcgtgaataataaatgtatttacaaTCCAAGGCTCTTTATCGCCATGGCAGATTTTCTCAATATTTTCAATTGCAATTTCCTTAGATTTCCATTCTagtttttcttctctttttgcTTACAACAAATGTTTATCTTCTGTTTTTCAGTATTTTACAGCTGGTTTCTTTTTTCCTAGGGATTTTAACCCCTTGATGTAGCCTTCGAAATTATAATtgccgaaaaaataaattttgaatttttgttggTTGGATTTCTCTTTTGGTGAATTTCATTTtgtatgaaaaatgttttccaaagGTGtgccaaaaattttgattttgaatttcgttttttatatgCTGTAATTattgctgtttgctgtttgttgttgttgttattgttgttgccgtcAAGTTTTTGAGAACGTTTTTGAGTGGTTtttgcttaatattttcacACTTGGCTAgaattattcaattaaaaaataattatatttactttacgTTTTCTTTGCTATTTgcttttctctctctcttctcttttcttttctttaaatatactttttctttgtttataaaattttactagtagtcatttaattatatatttcttatagGCACCCAATTTaccaattgttttttttacttctttaGAAACTTCTGAATACGgaattgaatttgtatttggttttttagattttgtgtAGCCGAAAAGCAGTTGAATGAAATTTTGAGGcctaaatttgaataaatcataaaaaaatatggaaacTTAAAAACGTTATTCGTTTAAAGCAAATCTTTTTTCTTGTCTGTATTCAAGCCAAGATCCTGAAATCCTTGGAATAACCCACAGAAAAGTGGTCTTATTACTTCACCCTACGCTTAAGCACAATTTGCCTTTtcgtattattaatttaataaaattatttacaaaaaaaccgGACAAATGGGCAATTGTTTGGCAAAGTTTTAGAGCCACTTAACCAACAGGGTTCTCAAGGATTTAGGAATTGCAgctcctcatcatcatcatcatcatcactagTTTCTCTTCTAttctgtattttgttttttttttttttcgtttttatactattttattattgcagGTACTTGTGGTTGCggttttgttgttgctattgttgctttgtagtttgtttttgttgcagctatttgtttattttgcagTGTTTTTACTCatagttttctttttcacGTTTCagttaaattcagtttttttgtttttatcgtTTCGTTTGATTTGAGGCAACTTTTTGTGACGTTTTCTATaggaaatcaaaaatatatatgcgaCAATAATATCTAATCATTGATCTCCATTCCCTTCTTTTTttcaacaaacacacacgaatataaacaaattctcgacgcttgttttgttgttacactttcgtatttgtttttagGCGGTACCAATCAAAAACGTTcaaactttttgcattttactatttaatttgtttttcattgcgagtgttttttgtttttgtttgatttaattagCACCCTGAAAACGATTTTTCAGCCGGATTGcattatttctatttctatgtTCTATGTTACTGTTTTGCTGTTCTGTTTCTTattgttttcttgttgtttaaATCTGTTTACTCTGTTTTAACATttctttatgttttgtttaatttttttatggtgTTGATGGTGGCTTTAAACACAAATTtgtagcaattaaaaattctgcAAAAAGTTTTGGACATCAAAATACTGCCTCTTCGTTGATGTGTGTTCGTCTGTCTCTGGTCTgtagtgttttgtttttttgtttaaaccttattattataagtaaatctttgttttagttttatgtttttaaatcaatgGTGGAGGGAActccggtttttttttttgttttctccgAGGGCAACAGCAGTTGCATTAGTAGTCATACATCATCTTTTTTGCGCGCGtaaatcatttgttttgtaaatcaCTCATGTTTTTCTTCATCGTTACTTATTCTTAAACTAAGCAGCTTCTTTGGGGGCTTCTTCTTTTTCATCTTTTTCATCTTCTTAAGCTCAGCCTACTCCGCATTGACCTTGGGCGTGGAGGTCAAATGGGGCGTGTCACTGGGCGGTGGTATCAAGTGTGTGTTTGGTGGGCTGGTGGGCGTCTGAGGCATATGATCATAGATGGCTTCCGCTTCGGACATGTGCAATCGATCctcctcatcatcatcctcGGACTCCGAGAGTACTTCGATCTTGGGCTCTACCACTACCAATTCGGATCCTGGTTGAGGCTCTGGCGCCTGCTCCTGATCCTCTTCGTCCACTTCCATGGCACGATCACTGTCTGCCTCACTGCAACCATCactggtggtggtggtcgtATTGGTCGTATTGGTTGTGGTATTTgtcgtggtggtggtggtggtgttatTCGTATGACCCGTGGTGTTCAGCGTGGAATCCATGGCCTCGGCAGCCTGCTCTGCGGCCATGGCTGCCCTGATCTGCAGGGTCAGCTCCTGGTGCAttcgctgctgctgttgctcgtAGGTCATGGGTTCGGTTTCGCCCTCCACCAGCTCCCCTGATGTTGATACCTCTGCTCCAGACTTTTCTGCCCCATCTGATACTATTTCCGCCCCTTCTCCCGCCCCCTCTCCTTCTCCCGATCCAATGGCCTGATCCGCCGTGGCCATTGCATCCCTTCGCTGCATGCATTTCTCCAATGCCATTTTGAGTGATTTACGTTTGCGCTGCTTGGCCGCCTCCTTGTGGGCGTGGTTGTTGATGACTACTgatgccgctgctgttgcggCCGCTTCCTATGGTGAATGATTGGcggccgccgctgccgccgccgctgccgccacATGAGCCGGCGCTATAGTTGCACCCGCCGCCAATCCAATCTCCTGCTTATGCTCCCTGGCAATGTGCCTCCTCACAGTGTTGTTCCTCGTGAAGGTCCTCTCGCAGAAGGGACATGGCACTCGGATGCCCTGATGTCGCTGCCTGATGTGTGCCCTCAAGTTCGTCTCGTAGCCGTACAAACGATCGCAGTACAGACACTTCAGCTTCTTGCCATCCGCCGTGTTGACACTGTTCTTGTTGTTCATCTTGGTGGCATTCCACACATTCAGCATATCCGCCGGCGCTAATCGAGGCAGCCAGATTGCTGGACAACGTGCCATCCGCCTTCAAGTTCTCCAGCAGGGCATTGGGCGTGGTCGACGAGGTGTTCGAGTTGGGAGGCGGCGGTGGCGAGTACTTCAAGTTCTCCAGCTTCACACGCAGATCTTCAGCTCCATTCTGTGGATAATCCATTtcgaattttattatattttattcatgaAATGTAAGTAATAGTAACTCACATCTGTGGACTCATCCATTAGCTCGCGGTCGTCGTCGTTAGCCTCGTTGGCACTGCCATTATTGCGCTCCGATTTCACTATGCGATCCAGGCCACCCGTGGCATTTCCATTGCCCGCCGTGGTGCTGGGACTGTGGTTCTCGTAGCGACTGatggaaaatggggaaaagtTAGGTCAGGCATAGAACAAATTTAACTTTGGGGAAAAAAATTTAGgaatattgttattttggttctatttaatattataaacgTATCATAAATTGATATATATTAAGTACAATTTTATGTAAGGGATATActaaaaattccaaattcgTTACCTATATTTAAgcagataaatttaaatgtgctGTTATTATATCTTAATAACGACTGCTCAGAAAAGAattcaaactaaaaaaagaGCGGAactttaattctaaaatactactttaaaaatgttgtaccTTTAATGTCGATTGACAAAATTAAGATTAAAGGCCAAAAccttaattgtaaaaaaaagtaaaaaaaaatattacattttaagctTCCATTTATTTTAGGACAGCGTTAGAAAGGCAGAGTCTTTTAATCCAAATATGGTACAATTATATAAACTAGTTAAATAAGAAATACAACAATGTAAATTAcgaaacaaatataaatttgttttttataaatacaaaaatggaaataaaaaatgtttagaatcgtgaagtaaagtaaagtagaCCCTCCCCGAAATACggaatttttgaaaacccaCCTGGACTGTGGTGAAGCGCGTTCGGAGTGCATGGTGTCCGCCTCGGTGGGCGCCGTTGAGGAGGCGCTGGAGGAGGGGCGGTGGTACGGCGGCTTGTTGATGGGGCTGGGGCACTCGGAGGACTTGGAGCCATCCCTGAGGACCGAGCCGCGCTGCTCCTGCTCGGGATACGGACTGCGGAGGGGTCGCTTGCGCAGTGGCTCGTAGGAGATGGGTCGGTAGATGGGCGGGACATAGCCCATGCCGGAGGAGGAACTGCTGCCGCCGGGATGCATCAGCGAGTCGCACTCCTGCTTCAAGCTGCCGGTGGAACCGCCTAGGTGATGAGCAGCGCCAGCGCCGCTTCCCAGGCTAATGGGTCCATtgttgccgccgccgccgccattGCCACCTGCCCACTCCATTGCCTCCGACTCCGCCACTCAATCCGCCCACAGATCCCGCTCCTCCGTTGCCGTTACCATGTGGACCTCCGATGCCAGCCGCTGTGCCACCGATGATGTTGCCACCGCCGGCACTGCCACATCGGTCCAGGGCATTCGCACTGGCCGCCAGAGCACTCAATCCGCTGGCCGCCACACTGGCAGCCGCCGCCATTCCTCCGGCAGCCGCCATTCCGGCCAGGCTCAGTCCGTTACCAATGCCCATGCCGCCGGGCATGGAGTTCACACCCGTCCCCAGGCCAATTCCTGCTCCTCCGGGCACTATACTACTCCCTCCGCCGCCTCCGCCACTCAGGCTGTTCCGTATGCTCCGCCTGCCAGTGGGCGAGTCCAGGGGAGAGGTGTCGCCCATGTGCTGTTGCGCCTGCTGCGCCGCCAGACGTCCCGTCTCCGTGGACAGACCTTTGACCTGGGAATATGAAAAATAAGTGTTAAATATTGtaacaaaaattatgttttattattaactattttGCATTCGCAAAAATTGGCgaattgaattttcaaattttttatttgaatttttaagtttaaaaaggatttgttcagaaaactaaaaagaaatactaaaatatagaatagaaaaaaaaataatttcaaaaatttaataatgacAGGTGATATGCAATAATTAAAGATAAGCAATATACAATACATttctatttttgtattttaaattattttaaaatagaagaGAATGGTATCAAAAttcgttatttatttatacacgAAGTAAAAATGGCTAAAACACGAGTCAAACCCTTTGAAATTGAGCGGACGGAATGATGGAATATAGCTAATGTTCATATAATCAAATTCTTAGCATAAAAGTGccaatatttgtattttaggTTTCATTTTGTAAAGCTCATATCTCGCTAACCTGTAAGCTTTCGGCGGATTTGAGGAAACTGTTGAGTGCCTCCTGGGAGACGTGGACCTCGCCTTTGTACATGAACTCCAGGAGAGCGGCCATGTTGTCCGGCGTTGTCGCCTCCAGTATGATGACGCACTGGCCATTTGTGGGCGTGTTCTCGAACAGATCGGCGAACTTCTTAGAGCAGGCCGCCAATATAAGTTTGTGTGCTTTGAATACTGCGCCTGGAAGGAAGACAAGGTATATATAGgttaaaatgtgaaaataaaaaatatactagctttaaaaattataaaaatcaagatagaatactatttaaaatactaaaatagttttaaggTAATTGAGCGTGCCACAGaaatcattaattaattaaaatattttaattcagAGTGTCTGTGGGATTTTTTTCGAAAGACgacttttaaatttcattgcatacttttaaacACCTTTTTAAGTGATTTCCAAAACCAAgtgatttagttttaataagttatTCCTAATTTcgtattaataataatatttttgcaaacatTTGCCGATTAAAGCATCTTTTTCTGGGGCACAATCCCCACCCACAAAAGATTGCCAACAGGTGGCGCCGAATTGCCAACCGAGACCTTGAACTCATAAAAAATCATGTCAAATATATACGATGGGCACACTTGCACATAAGCACGTAAACACGTACACGTACGCGGAGGACAATAAAAGCCGCAGCAAAAGGAAATGATTTCCTTGCTCTTGACTACACAGACACAAAGAGCTTTCCACCATTCGCAATTTTCCTAGAGTATGTGTGTCTGGGTGGGTTATTATTCAACATCAATGTCGtcgccgtcgtcgtcgtcttgGTTTTGGTGTTGGTGTGTCTTGGTGTCCTGGCAAATCTTTtgtacaaaatacaaaatacctgacacacaaaaaccaacccggcgtatacgcaatgttaGGGAAAAGGCACTCGGAAACTAAGTGTATTTTGATGTGCTCTCTGCTGgtttgtatgtatatatgtatatataatctTTTTGGCTACAATTTTCCACGCTTTTCTTGTCTCTCTTTTCGacttttctttgctttttccCTCTCCTTTTTCTTTCTCAAGGGGGTGGCACTGAAAGTTAtgtcttttttgtttatgggGCACTTGTTGTGTTAGCTGCGAGCATTACTTAAGCCAAATTGAAACGACACTCGCACAGCGGtgttttttaagataaatacaaacaatgtATATACTATAGAGGAAAAGAGAGATGGCTGCTAATATTTACCGCCGACATTgttcataaatatatttcaagttTGACACTTTGTGAAATTTCCGTAGCAGCTGAAGCGTAAATGCATTAAGACATTTCCTCAACTCAACTTAACatttcattcttttttttcggctgGCTTATCGCACAGTGCAGTGCTATTTCTATATGGAATTCAAGAGAATTGTGTCAATTCTTGCCTCAGCGTTTACCAGCTGATAAGGGCATTtgataacacaaaaaaaaaatattgaattcatggggCAAGTCAACTAACAAAACGACATCAAGGTCAAAATCAGACGCACTGCGCGGGCcccaaaacaaatataaaacacTCGGAAGTGATTCAAgcaacgcggcgtatgcgctATTTGCGTCGTCACTGATTAGCTGCTGCTCTCGTCGCCGAATGTATTATATAATCGCTTGATTAATTTACCAGACCACTAcgcaaattgcatttaacaCACCCCactccacacacacacacgctttctttttattttttgtttaccccTCAGAAacttttatattctttttggCGATTATGTTTCGGCTAACAGACGgtattttgttgtattatttCGCTGGCTGGATTTTCTAACACTTGATACAACAGAAATTGGGTCACAATCACCACAAAggaaacgcaaaaaaaaaaaataacgaaaaaagAGAACACATATTGCTATACAAATTCAGTTCGATATGTCTGTATGGACTGGCCTTGATAAAGAAATGACATTatgtgtatataatatatattattttctgcTGCCTTCGCTTGTTTACGTTCTGCGTTTGCGTTCGTTTTTTCATTTACTccacaatttgttttgattttcggGGTTTTTTTCGGTCTTGCTATTATGCAGTTTGGCAATAACATGGGCCCACgtacttatttgttttttatggtCAATTATAATCTAATCAATTGAATCGTGTATAAACCGGCACGTGGTGTAGTACTAGAAGAACTAAGCAAACAATAAATAGTGGCCTTATTTTATATTGCTTTATGctatattattacaaaaatgcATGTTTTTTTGTAAGATTTTTAGCAAATCAACCCCTTAAATGCACAATCTAGCCCTTTCTCAAAACCCCCCATTAAAAACATAGCCGAAGGCTAAGCAAATGTTCATTTGGCTAAAAATGCTCATTTCTCAAGTGCTAAATGTGCCCCCAACACCTAAACCAAAACTCCAGCAACGCATACACTTTTCAAtcaggaacaaaaaaaaatatccacatgaatattaaaaacaataaaaaacatacgttatttgcctttgttttcGCAGACGGCCAAATATTTAATGCTTCATTTCGAAATGGACAAAAGAGCCGAGTGTAGAGCCAAATCAAACATAACAAATGCAGATGTTGGATGGACTTCATGTGCAAAAATCTCCCTAACCCccaaagaaatattaaaaaccacAATTAAAAACAGTCAAAGCAAAGGGTTTAAAACGGGGGactttctgtgtgtgtgtgctggggTGTAACgttccaaaaattttaatcaaaagtaGTACCACTTCGATTGATATGAATGAATGACAACAGGGAACTGAGGAACAGGAAGCCAAAAGGGTTTCAGGATTTGtctaggttttttttttctttttttgaggGGGATAGCTGTCTGCGTATGTCCCCCAACCTCTCAATTTTAACCAATATCCCCCTTAATAATCCCAGTCAGCAGAAAAAATCTATACTTACGCACACATGGCGTATGACCAATGTGCCTAAAACTCCCTCAAAATTcttgtaaaatttaaagcatGATATTAAGCCAAGGTTAGGcttcaaagaaaatatatatataaaataaacggTATACATAGAACGGTATACATAATTTacataataatcataaaaataagcCAAGATACTCAAGACACATAAGCACCGAAAAGCAAACCGGCGacggaaaatatttaaacccAAATCAAAAGAGAAAGAAAATAAGGTTAACAAGGGTCCCAAAAAAGCATACGCACATACATTTTATACACCCAAAGGAGCTGCCAAATAACTGACCTCAGTCAAAAAGGCtgaataaatatatgtgtatatttgtatatacaaataaaagttatatacTTTGTATGTGAAGCTGTTATATAGGTTTGCCCGCATTTATACGCCATTTAATAAGCCAGCATAAAAACTGTAGTAAAAGGCCGTAAATGAACTAGCAGACACAGACTAGAAATAATGGGGGAGTGGATGAATGGGCTGGATGGGATGTGGCTGACAGACAAGGACGAGACAGGCCATAAAAGCCACCTCCACTTCGCGACTCTGCCatcaaaccaaacaaaaccgGCAAAGGCAAAAAGAAATCAATGTCTGCCGGCTTATtagcgaaaaataaaaataaacatggaCAGCAGCAGTGGAGCGAAAATAAAAGTAAGCGAGTCGTAGGTAAATACGAGTAACTCAATTTTATGACGGCTTAACTACACCCATTCTTGCCACTTTTGCACGTTTTATGTTCATGACTTTTATATGAGGACATCTCCAGTTTCtgaatattacaaaattcaaataaaagaGTAGTACATCCCTTACCAAACTCTAATCGAATGTGCTTTTGTAGCATATAATTCACTTTcgattgatttaaattaaatttcttattacgttttattattaaaatttgtggACAAAATAAAAGCTATTCAATTGGGATTATGTTAGCTTTGATGGTAACCTACGcttcatttatattaaatgtcttattgaattttgtaattgaaataaaaaaaggaacttCAAAATTATATGATTAATAAAATTCGCTCCCATTATTTCTGAATAAATTTCTAATTCCATATTATCTGTTCTCCAATCAAATgctattcaaatttatttttgtagcaCTGAGTTAACTgtcagtttatttaaatttattttaatcttgctgcgtcagattaataaaatcaaataaaatcaataaaatatgtacatatataatgGTAGACAAACACTTACCATCGCAGGATAATGTGACATCGGCCAGCAGATCCGATTTGAACAGATTGGAGAATGTTATTGCCAAATTCGACGAATAACTGTTCCACTTGAGGCAGAACTGCTGCTGTGGATCCATTTTGCCAGCAGTAGTTGTGCGTCCTCCGTGGCTGCGCCTATATCGCCGATATCTTCTAAACTATATACTTTGTCCCGATCCGTTGCCGTATTCGTATGCGTATGCGTATCGTTATCCTTATCCGTTTCAGTATCGGTTTGCCTAACTCTCAGGATCCAAGTTGTGGGTTGAACGGCGCCAGAACGGCGATGATTGTAATGATGATGGGGACGCTTTTGTTTACGATTTTTGCCAATAATATTTGGATatttgtgctgctgctgctgctgatgtttttcggtaattgatttgtttgttttcgtgTTGCCAAAATGGAATTTCGTGGAATTTTGTAGCTGCCAGCAGAGCATAAAAGCAATTCGGCCGCTGCAAATCCTTAGCCAAAGGGAATTTTGCAATTGTTTAGTTAATTTCTTGTGTGTCGTTCTCGCTAATTGTTCCGGTTTTCCAATCACTTCATCTGCTGCCACCACAATCGTTGCTGATGATACgttttttggctt
This genomic stretch from Drosophila gunungcola strain Sukarami unplaced genomic scaffold, Dgunungcola_SK_2 000001F, whole genome shotgun sequence harbors:
- the LOC128263251 gene encoding LOW QUALITY PROTEIN: zinc finger protein chinmo (The sequence of the model RefSeq protein was modified relative to this genomic sequence to represent the inferred CDS: deleted 2 bases in 2 codons; substituted 1 base at 1 genomic stop codon), which codes for MDPQQQFCLKWNSYSSNLAITFSNLFKSDLLADVTLSCDGAVFKAHKLILAACSKKFADLFENTPTNGQCVIILEATTPDNMAALLEFMYKGEVHVSQEALNSFLKSAESLQVKGLSTETGRLAAQQAQQHMGDTSPLDSPTGRRSIRNSLSGGGGGGSSIVPGGAGIGLGTGVNSMPGGMGIGNGLSLAGMAAAGGMAAAASVAASGLSALAASANALDRCGSAGGGNIIGGTAAGIGGPHGNGNGGAGSVGGLSGGVGGNGVGRWQGGGGGNNGPISLGSGAGAAHHLGGSTGSLKQECDSLMHPGGSSSSSGMGYVPPIYRPISYEPLRKRPLRSPYPEQEQRGSVLRDGSKSSECPSPINKPPYHRPSSSASSTAPTEADTMHSERASPQSSRYENHSPSTTAGNGNATGGLDRIVKSERNNGSANEANDDDRELMDESTDNGAEDLRVKLENLKYSPPPPPNSNTSSTTPNALLENLKADGTLSSNLAASIAPADMLNVWNATKMNNKNSVNTADGKKLKCLYCDRLYGYETNLRAHIRQRHQGIRVPCPFCERTFTRNNTVRRHIAREHKQEIGLAAGATIAPAHVAAAAAAAAAANHSPXEAAATAAASVVINNHAHKEAAKQRKRKSLKMALEKCMQRRDAMATADQAIGSGEGEGAGEGAEIVSDGAEKSGAEVSTSGELVEGETEPMTYEQQQQRMHQELTLQIRAAMAAEQAAEAMDSTLNTTGHTNNTTTTTTTNTTTNTTNTTTTTSDGCSEADSDRAMEVDEEDQEQAPEPQPGSELVVVEPKIEVLSESEDDDEEDRLHMSEAEAIYDHMPQTPTSPPNTHLIPPPSDTPHLTSTPKVNAE